DNA sequence from the Deltaproteobacteria bacterium genome:
CAGCGAGCTGACCCTTTCTTCAGGGACGCGGCTGACCATAAACAAAAGCGTCTATGACCCCGACAGTGCGAGCCGGTCATCCTTCATCGGCATGAGCTTCGGCAAGGCCCGTTTCCTGGTGACGAATCTCGCCGGCGCCAGGCAATCCGAGTTCAGGGTGAAGACCCAGACGGCCGTCTGCGGTGTCCGCGGGTCCGATTTTGTGTTGAACGCGAGCCCGGTCAATACGGAAGTGACGGCACTGGAGAACACCCGCCTGGAGGTTGCGAGTCTCTCCTTTCCCGGAGTGGAACCGGTGCTGGTCAGCGATTACGAACGAACCCAGGTGCAGAAAGGTGCCCTTCCCTCGGAAGTGGTCCGGGTCTCACCGGAAGAGATAGAACAGTTGCTTGAGGATTTCATGGTAGGTCCCGGTGAAGTCGAGGCTGGCGCAGTGCTTACGGAAGTGGAAAAAAAGGCTGAAGAAAGAGCGGCGGAAACGGGGGTGGAAACGTTCTTCGCTGAGGAAGAACTCAAGGGAATTCTCTTCAGCGGTGATGAGGTGGTTGTTCCCGAATACCCCGCAGCGCCAGAGATTGCAGAAGAACCAGGAGTTCCCGAGATTACTGTGGAAGAGGACATAAGAGAGCAATCGGAGCAGATGCAGCTCCAGCAGGAGGTCATTTTCCAGGAAC
Encoded proteins:
- a CDS encoding FecR domain-containing protein, yielding MKTARDISRYAVCVLVVLCAWFGCSPAVASGIPADLAIESPFRPGPGAPVGSVLLVQGTAVVVHGSEAIGYLLKSEAPLFKGDTLMTDDEARVRFRLNDGSELTLSSGTRLTINKSVYDPDSASRSSFIGMSFGKARFLVTNLAGARQSEFRVKTQTAVCGVRGSDFVLNASPVNTEVTALENTRLEVASLSFPGVEPVLVSDYERTQVQKGALPSEVVRVSPEEIEQLLEDFMVGPGEVEAGAVLTEVEKKAEERAAETGVETFFAEEELKGILFSGDEVVVPEYPAAPEIAEEPGVPEITVEEDIREQSEQMQLQQEVIFQEQLEDEVIQEILKEELPHIPGTPEL